A segment of the Campylobacter vulpis genome:
CAAAAACAAAATCTTCCTTAAAATGCTTCTCAAGCTCTCCTAAAAGATTAAGCTCTAAGCTATGAAATTCTAAAGCATTATTCGCAAAACTTTCCATAAGATTAAGAAAAATGTGCGGTTTATTTTGGGGATTATAAGGCGTTGTGGCAAAAAGAGAGAAAAGTTCTTTTTGTAAAACTTGCCCCTCCTCCTCGCTAATATAAGGAAGTTCTTGAAGCTCTTTTGAGGCTTTTCTTGCCCAAGAAAAAGCCATAATAGGATTAAGTGCGATATCATTAATCATTTCGAGATTTGCAAAACGATAATTTCGCTCATTCATCAAAATTTGATGATAAGGTCCTCTTAATGCTAAAACATAAATTCCAATCACAATAAAAACATTTAGCCTTAGAAGCTTTAAGCTCATCTTTAAAAATTTTATGATTAATTAAAACACAAACGCCCACCGCCAAAACAAGCGCAAATAAAGCAAAAATAATAGGATAATTACTCCAAATAATCTCAAAAATCGTGCCAAATTCTTCATCTTGGACATTAAAAATAAACATATCAATCTTGCTTTTATACATTTCATAATAGTAATACTTTATAAAAGAAAAAGCCACGCAAAGTATGGCAACAAGGCTAATATAAAGCCCAGAGATAAGAGAGTAAAATCTTACCCCCCCCCCCCTTAATTTTTAATAATGGGGCAAAATAGCTCAAAAATCCGCACAAAAGTAAGGGTAAAAAAGCCGCACTTAAAAAACGCACATCGTGATAACTTCCAAAAAGATACATTTTTAAAAGTTTTGTTGCATCAGCATTTTGCGGGATAAAATGAAGCCACATTAAAAAACGCATCAAATGAGAAATAAGGATAAAAATAGCACTAAAAATAAGAATTTAAAGTAAAATTTTTCGCATTATTTTCTCTTATAAAATGTCTATGTCTCATCACAAAGCTCTAAGCTTTTTAATCTCATCTCTTAAAGTGGCAGCCTTTTCAAACTCAAGCTCCCTCGCCGCCTCAAGCATTTCTTTACGCAGTTCTTTTACGATTTTTGCCCTCTCACTTGCTGGCATTTTTTCTAGCTTCGCACCTTTTCGGTAAATTTCACTCATATCCTCATTTTTAAGACTTTGCTCTAAATTTCTTTTAACTGAAGTTGGGGTGATTTTATGCTTTTTATTATAGGCTTGTTGGAGTTTGCGGCGTTCATTGGTTGTATCTATGGCTTCTTGCATTGATTTTGTGATTTTTTGACAAAAAAGCAAAACTTTACCATTGACATTTCTAGCGGCTCTTCCCATCGTTTGTATAAGGCTTGTCGTGCTACGCAAAAAGCCCTCTTTATCCGCATCCATTATGGCTATGAGTGAAACTTCAGGTAAATCAAGTCCCTCTCTTAATAAATTAATGCCTATAAGCATATCAAATTCTCCGCTCCTAAGCCCACGGATAAGCTCATTACGCTCAATCGCATCAATGTCTGAGTGCATATATTTGACCCTAAGTCCAAGCTCTAAATAATATCTACTTAGCTCTTCAGCCAATTTTTTAGTTAGCACGGTAACTAAAATTCGCTCATTTCTTGCTATGACTTTTTTAGCCTCATCGTAAAGAATTTCGACCTGATTTGCACTATCCTTTAGTTCTATGATAGGGTCAAGCAAACCCGTAGGACGCATAATTTGATGAAAAATATTTTTTCCACTTAGCTCAAACTCTAAGGGTGCTGGAGTCGCAGAGACGAAGAGAAATTGACAATTTTTGTGGATAAATTCATCAAACATTAAGGGACGATTATCAAGGGCAGAGGGCAAACGAAAGCCATAATCAACCAAAGTTTGCTTTCTACTTCTATCCCCAGCAAACATTCCACGAAACTGGGGCAAGGATACATGGCTTTCATCAACGATGACTAAAAAAGGGCGGTTTTTAATCGCATAATAATCAAAAAGCGTATAAGGCGTTTGCCCCTCTTTAAGTCCTGTTAAATGCCTCGCATAATTTTCCACACCCTTACACATACCCGTGCTTTGCAACATTTCAAGGTCAAATTCTACCCTTTGCTTAAGGCGTTGATACTCTACAAGCTTGTTTTCGCTTTCAAAATAGGCAAGGCGAGAATTTAGCTCTTCTTTTATCTCTTTTATCGCCTCCTTAAGCCTTGTCTCCCCTACACTAAACTGGCTTGTAGGGTATAAAATAAAGCGTTTTAAATCCTTTGTTTTTTTATTTTCTAAAATATTATAATGATAAATTCTCTCCAAATCATCACCAAAAAACTCAAGTCTTACCACTTCATCTTCATAATAAGCGGGGTAAATATCTACCAAATCGCCATTGACACGAAAATCTGCGCGGTCAAAAAAATTATCATTGCGTTTATAGCCCATATCTACAAGCTTTTTTAGCAGTTCTTTTTGAGAAATTTGCATATTTTCTTCAAAAATTAAAACCATACCCTCATATTCGCTAGGATTTCCCAGGCCATAATTTGCCGAAACAGAAGCGATACAAACCACATCTTCATAGCTTAAAAGTGAGGCGGTGGCACTTAGTCTTAAACGCTCTAAGTCTTCATTTGTAGAGCTATCTTTTTCTATAAAAACATCGGTGCGTGGGATATAAGCTTCTGGCTGATAATAATCATAATAAGAGATAAAATATTCTATATGATTATGCGGAAAAAAGCCCTTAAATTCGCTATAAAGCTGGGCACAAAGGCTTTTATTATGACTCATAATTAAAGTAGGCATAGCAAGTTCTTTAATCACATTTGCCATCGTAAAGGTCTTGCCACTACCCGTAACACCCAGTAAGGTTTGATACTTATGTCCGGCTTTAATGCTTTTTACTATACCTTTAATAGCTTCTTCTTGGTCAAAACTTGGCTTAAATTCGCTTTGAAGTTGAAACATCTCACACCCTAAAAATAAAGCAAAATTGTAGAAAAAAAAACTAAAATAAAAATAAATCATTAAATTTAATTTGCTAAAATAGCAAAATCATTTAAAAAATTTATAAGAAGGCAAAATTATGTTTGATGATAAAATTATTAATACAATGACAGACAAAGTTAATGAATTAATTGAAAAATACAACGAGGTCTGTGAAATCAACGAAAATTTAAGAAATGAACTTGTCAGTGTCAAGGCACAAAATGAGGCTAAAAGCAATCAAATTTTGCGTTTAGAAGAAGAGCTTAAATCTCGCAATATAGAAAGCGAAGATATTTACAAAAAAATAGAGGCTGTTCTTGGCAAATAATCTTAAACAAGTCATCATCAACATCTCCGCAAAGGATTTTGTGATTAAATGCAGTGATGAATTTGCAGATTTTTTAGAAGATGACATTGCCCTACTTTCAAATGGCACAAAAAAAATGGAGCTTAAAAGCTTTGTTGATGCCTTTGTGAAAAAAAGCTATCAAAATTATACCTTGCAAAAAAAGCTACAAAAACTCATCAAAACAATGAACGAAAACATAAACACAAATTCCACAAACAATGAGTCTCAAAAAAGCCTTTAGTCTCCTTGAGCTTGTTTTTGTCATTCTTATCATAGCCATCTTGACAGGCATAGCCTTGCCATTTCTTAAGCAAAATAAAGAAGAAGCCAAGCTTTTAAGACTTAAAATGAACTACGAAATGCTAAATTCCGCCCTAAGTTTGATGAGAAATGAAGCGGATTTAAAAAATTTAAGCTATATAAGTGAACTAGATAAAGCGGTAATCTTAAAAGAAAATGAAGCCTTATTTTATTGCCAAAACTGCTCCTTTAGCCTTTTAAGCACTCCTATTTATTCTAGCAAAATGGGTTGGATTAAAAACGGAGTCAATCAATATAGCTTTTTTTTAAACCCTCAAAAAAGCGTAGAATTTCACTATGAAAATGGGTTTTTAAAGTGCCTTAAAAACTGCAAAGAGCTTTTATGAAATACTATAAATTAGCCATTAAAGGCTTATATTTAGATAATCTCATCTTTCAAAGTGAAAGTGAAATTTCTCCTTTAAGTGAAGTGATTGTTGATTTAAAAACGCGTAAAAATTGTAAAGCCATAGTGCTAAAACAATGCGAAAAACCAAGCTTTACCACAAAAGACATTAAAGAAATCACGCCCCTTAGTTTAAGCAAAGAGCAATTTATTTTAGCTGAGTTTATAAGCTATTATTACTCCACGAAACTAGGCTTTATCCTTTCTTTTTTTGAAAGTTCCACTCCTTACAAATGTGAAATTTTTAAAACTCAAAATGCACCCACTTTGAGTCCCAAACAAAAAGAGGCTTTCAATTTTTTAAAACAAGAGCAAAACGCTCTTCTTTTCGCAGATACAGGCAGTGGCAAAACTGAAATTTATATCACTCTCATCAAAGAATACTTAGAAAAAGGGCAACAAGTCCTACTTTTAATGCCTGAAATTGCACTCACTCCGCAAATGCAAAAAAGACTTAGTCTTTATTTTGAAGAAGAATTTTGTATGTGGCATTCTAAAATTTCAAAGAAAAAAAAGAAAGAATATCTTGAAAAATTTAATGAAGGCAAAGTCCTTTTAGTCGCTGGAGCACGCTCGGCTCTTTTTTTACCCTTTAGAAATTTAGGACTTATCATTGTCGATGAAGAGCACGATAATTCCTACAAGGCTTCTAATAAACCCTATTATAATGCTAAGGATTTAGCCCTTTTTTTAGGAGCAAAATTAAATATCAAAGTCATCTTAGGCTCTGCCACACCAAGCCTTACAAGCTTTTATAAACAAAAGCATTTCAGGCTTAAGGGCACTTTTTTTGAAAGCAAAAAGCATTTTTTATACGATGAAAGCGATTTAAGTCTTACTCCTATGCTTTTAAATGAGCTTGAAAAAAGCTTAAAAAATCAAAAACAAGCCATTATTTTTTTACCCAACCGTGCGAATTTTAGGCAAATTCTTTGTAAAGATTGTGGCTCTAGCATAAAATGTCCTTTTTGCTCCATAGCAATGAGTTTGCATAAAAAGAAAAAAATGCTTAAATGCCATTATTGTAATTTTAGTGCAGCAATTCACTCTTCTTGCCCAAGCTGCAATGGCACTATGCTAGAGGCTCAAAAAATGGGAACAAGTGAGCTATGCGAGCTTTTACAAAATACCTTTAGTGAAGCTAAAATAGCCAAATTTGATAGAGATGAAATCACAAGCATTAAAAAGCTAAATAATATTTTAAAAGACTTTAACGACTGCAAAATCGACATTTTGGTTGGCACCTCTATGCTTGCCAAAGGACACGATTATCATAGCGTGGATTTAAGTGTGATTATGGGTTTAGATGAGTTTTTAATGCGTCCAAATTTTAGAGCGAGGGAAGAATGTTTAGCTCTAGCGATGCAAGTAGCTGGTAGAGCTGGTAGAAAGGGCGAAGCTAGGGTTTTACTCCAAAGTAAAAATAAGGCTTTTTTTGAAACATATATTAACGATTATGACACCTTTTTGCAAGATGAACTCATTTTTAGAAAAGGACTTTACCCTCCATTTAAAAGACTTTTAAGACTCATCATAGAAGATGAAAATCAAGCAAGGGCAAAAAAGCTTTGCGAAAATCTAGCTTTAAAATTTAAAGAGCTTAAAAGCGTGGAGCTTGTGGGTTATGGTGCTTGTGGAGTTGAAATGATTCATCTCAAATTTCGTTTTTATATTCTTTTAAGAAGTCATACGCATAAAAATCTTATCAAAATCCAAGAATACGCCCTTAATTTTCCTACTCTAAGTGCCGATATTGACCCTATAGACTTTTCTTAAAGGATACTCTTGCTTAACGAACTTTTAAATGCCCCAAAAGATGCTCCTGTTTTTTTAAGCCCTAAACTTGAAGAGGAATTTGTGCTAAAAGCTTATACAGCGGGGCTTTTTCCCTGGACAACTAAGCCTGTTAATTGGTGGTGTCCTGATCCTAGATGCGTGCTAGAACCTCATCAAATTCATATTCAAAAAAATATGAGAAAATCCTTAAATCTTTATGAAATTAGACTAGATTTTGACTTTTTAGCCCTTATCACACTTTGCAAAAATGCAAGAATTAGAAGTTGGATTGATGAAGAATTTATAGAAATTTACCATAATCTTTTTAAAAAAGGTTATGCACACAGCCTCGAACTTTATGAGAAAAATGAGCTTGTAGGCGGAATTTATGGGCTAATTATCGGTAAAATGTTTTTTGGAGAAAGTATGGTAAGCCTTAAAAAAAACGCCTCTAAAATCGCTATAATAAAGCTTTGTGAGCTTTTGGCGCCTTATGATTTCTTAATTGATTGTCAAGTGCATAATCAACATTTAGAATTTATGGGGGCAAAAAATATCAGTCGCAAAGATTTTTTAAAAATCCTTGATGAAAAATGCCAAAGTTCGAGTGGCTTTAAGAGTTTCAAAGACTTGCTTTAAACCTCCTTTTAATTTTAAAATTTCTAAAATAGCTTTTAAACTTTATATATATTAACTAACTAAACTTTAGCTATATAGACTAAATTAAATTAAATAATTTTTTTTAGTCTATACTTGACAAAATAACACTAAATGTTATATAATTATCCTAGCAATTAAAAAAGAGAGTGCTAATTTTAAGGAAAGTAGAGTGATGAAAAGTCGAGATAAGCGAGAATTGATACTTGAGTCTATCATTGAAGCCTATTTGTTAGATAATACACCCATAGGCTCAAATGAACTTAATTCAAATCTTTGCATTCCCGCTTCGACAATAAGAGTGTATCTTAAAAGACTAAGCGATGAGGGCTTAATTACTCAAATTCATATTAGTAGTGGTCGCATTCCTGCAGTAAAGACAATGCAGACTTATTGGCAAAATGAACTAAATATGCGTGAAGAATTACAAATAAAAAATGTCGATTTTTTACGCACCTTAAGCGAGGAATTTGAAATTTATTGCCTTGCTTATGAGGGGCGTGAGTTAATTTTAAAAGAAATTTTGAGTTTAAATAATCGCTTTATTATTTTAGATTTTGGGGCAAATGAGTTGGCTTTAAAATATCAAAACGAAAGTTATAAATTTCTTAAAAGTCTTGTGGGGCTTAATATTTTTGATATAGAAAATATAGCTATAAAGGTGCATTTTTACGAGTTAATAGAAAAAATTTCTACTCTTAAAAAAAGTTTAACTTGTTATAGGGCAAATGAAAAAAAAGCTTATCAAATCTATCAAAATGATGCATTTGTTAAGCTTTTGGACTGCGAAATTCACAAGTATTTTAAAGAGAATTTGCAATTTCAACCCTTATTTAATGAGGGCTATATGGGGCTTAAAATCGATGCGGATTTTTTAGGTAAGCAGGTTAATCTCATATTTGCGGGTAGTGTTTATACAAATTATAAAAAAATCCTAAAACAAATCAAGGAGGTAGCGTGAGCGAACAAAACGAAGAGAAAATAGAAGAACAAGTTGAAGAAAATCAGCTTGAAAACGAAACAGAAGAAAAAGATTTTGAAGCAGAATATAATGCTTTAAAAGATCAGTATTTAAGAGCGAATGCCGAATTTGAAAACATTAAAAAGCGTCTTGAAAAAGAAAAAATAAACGCTATGACTTATGCAAATGAGGGCTTTGCCAAAGATTTGCTTGATGTCTTAGACGCCTTAGAAGCGGCAGTTAAAGTGGAAGCAAATGATGAAGTGAGTTTAAAAATCAAAGAAGGAGTGCAAAATACTTTAGATTTATTTTTAAAGAAGCTTGAAAAGCACGGGGTTAAGGAGATAGAGGCGGCTTGTGAGTTTGATCCAAATTTACACGAAGCTATGTTTCATTTACAAAGCGATGAGCATCAAAGCGGAGCTGTGGTGCAAGTGCTTCAAAAGGGCTATAAACTCGGCGAAAGAGTAATTAGACCTACAAAAGTTAGTGTTGCAAAATAAATTAAATAAAGGATAAAAAATGGCAAAAGTTATAGGTATAGATTTAGGAACGACAAATTCTTGTGTCGCTGTGTATGAGAGAGGAGAAAGTAAGGTTATCCCTAATAAAGAGGGCAAAAATACCACTCCTTCTGTTGTTGCTTTTACAGATAAGGGTGAAGTTTTAGTAGGTGATAGTGCCAAGCGTCAAGCGGTAACTAATCCTGAAAAAACCATTTATTCTATTAAAAGAATTATGGGTTTGATGATTAATGAAGATGCTGCAAAAGAGGCTAAAAATCGTCTGCCTTATCACATCACAGAAAGAAATGGTGCGTGTGCGATTGAAATTGCGGGTAAAATTTACACCCCACAAGAAATTTCGGCTAAAGTTTTAATGAAGCTTAAAGAAGATGCAGAAGCCTTTTTGGGTGAAAGCGTGGTTGATGCTGTTATTACAGTGCCTGCGTATTTTAATGACGCACAAAGAAAGGCAACAAAAGAGGCTGGAACCATAGCAGGACTTAATGTTTTAAGAATTATTAATGAACCTACTTCTGCAGCTTTAGCATATGGGCTTGATAAAAAAGATAGTGAAAAAATCGTTGTGTATGATTTGGGTGGGGGAACCTTTGATGTTACCGTGCTTGAAACAGGTGATAATGTGGTCGAAGTTTTAGCCACTGGAGGTAATGCCTTTTTGGGTGGTGATGACTTTGATAATAAACTCATCGACTTTTTGGCAGAGGAATTTAAAAGCGAAAATGGCATAGATTTAAAAAACGATGTAATGGCTTTACAACGCCTTAAAGAAGCCGCAGAAAACGCTAAAAAAGAATTAAGCTCGGCTAATGAAACAGAAATTAATCTTCCTTTCATCACAGCAGATGCTTCAGGTCCTAAGCACTTGGTGAAAAAAATCACAAGAGCAAAATTTGAAAGTATGATAGAGAAGCTTGTAAGCGAAACCATTACTAAAATCAATGAAGTCGTTAGCGATGCGGGACTTAAAAAAGACGAAATTAAAGAAATCGTTATGGTCGGCGGCTCTACGCGTGTGCCTTTGGTGCAAGAAGAAGTGAAAAAAGCTTTTGGTAAAGATTTAAATAAATCAGTCAATCCTGATGAAGTTGTAGCCATAGGTGCAGCAATACAAGGAGCGGTTATTAAGGGTGATGTGAAAGATGTATTGTTACTAGATGTAACACCTCTTTCTTTAGGAATAGAAACGCTTGGTGGTGTGATGACTAAAATCATAGAAAAAGGCACAACCATACCAACTAAAAAAGAACAGGTTTTCTCCACAGCAGAGGATAATCAAAACGCCGTAACTATCAATGTCCTACAAGGAGAGAGAGAATTTAGCCGCGATAATAAAAGCTTAGGAAATTTCAATTTAGAAGGAATCCCACCAGCTCCACGCGGTATGCCACAAATCGAAGTTACTTTCGATATTGACGCTAATGGGATTTTAACCGTTTCAGCTAAAGATAAAGCCACAGGCAAGGCACAAGAGATTAAAATCACTGGCTCAAGTGGCTTAAGTGAAGAAGAAATTAATAATATGGTCAAAGACGCCGAACTTCACAAAGAAGAAGATAAAAAGCGTAAAGAAGCGGTAGAAATGAGAAATCAAGCCGATTCTCTAGCCCATCAAGTGGAAAAATCTTTAAGCGAACTTGGCGAAAAAGTCGCAGAAGATGATAAAGCTAACATACAAAAAGCCCTTGATGACTTACGCGAAACACTTAAAAATGAAAACGCAAGCAAAGAGGAAATCGAAGCTAAGATGAAGACTTTAAGTGAAGTTTCTCACAAATTAGCCGAAAATATGTATAAAAAAGATGAAAGTGGCGATAAAAAGAAAAAAGATGACGATGTCATAGATGCTGAAGTTGAGTAAGCTTAAAGCCCTAAAATGATTAGGGCTTTTCTACCCAATTTTAAACTTTTTGTGTTACAATCTCTCCTTAAAAAATTTAAGGAAAACAATGAAACTTCTTCTCATAGGCTCTTCCACAGGGGGACCAAATCAACTGAAATTTTTACTCAAAGACCTACATATTAAAAACACTTGCGTTGTCATTGCTCAGCATATGAGTAGCAATTATCTCTCCTCTTTTGTCAATAAATTTAACGAGGAAAGTGTCAATGAAGTGCGTTTGCTTGAGGATAAAGAGCTTTTAGCTAACAAAATTTACATTTGTGCGAAAAACACCATTCTCACAGGAAACCTCTCTTTGATGGCTTTATGGCAAGATGTTCAAAGTAGTTTTAAACCTAGTGTCGATTTGCTTTTTCATTCTGCTGTGGAACTAGCCAAAACAAATAAAATTCTAGCCGTTATCCTCACTGGAATGGGCGATGACGGCGCTAAAGGACTACTTGAGCTTTATAAGGCTGGAGTGAAATGCCTATGCGAAAATGAGACTGATAGTGTCGTCTATGGTATGCCAAAAAGAGCAAAGGATTTAAATCCTAACCTAAGACCGATGAGCTTAAAAGAAATCAAAAGCGAAATTACTCGCTTCATAGAGGAAAACTAATGCAAATAAACAAAGAAGAAAAAATACACTTTAGCGACCTAGAGCTTAACGAATTTATCAAAATCATCAATGAACTTAGCGGTATGGATATACAAGATAAAAAAACAACCCTATCGTTAAAACTTCCAAGCTTTCTTCAAACTATGAAAATTAAAAATTTTGCTGAATTTTTAGCAAAAATTAAAGTCAATAGAATTCTAAGGCAGGAAACCTTAGACTTTATAACCATAGGAGAAACATATTTTCATAGGGAATTAGCACAACTTAAGGATATCGCTTTTTACATTAAAAGTTTAGATAAACGAACAAGCGTTTTAAGTGTGCCTTGCAGTAGTGGAGAGGAAGTATATTCTATAGCGATGCTAGGAGCACAACACTGCATTAAAGATATGTATGTCGTGGGTGTGGATATTAATTCTAAAGTAATAGAAAAAGCAAAGCTTGGAAAATATCAAGGCAGAACCTTGCAAAATCTAAGCGAACACGAAAAAAGAAAATTTTTCAAAGAAGACAATGGGATTTATACCATTAACAAAAATGAGCTTTGTCCTTGCAAATTCACTCTTTGCAATGTTTTTGATAGTGCTTTTATGCAACTCGGAAAATTTGATATTATCATATCAAGAAATATGATTATTTATTTTGATTATGACTCCAAGCTTAAGCTTTTAGAACGCTTTTATAGTCTTTTAAGTGATGGAGGTAGGCTTTATGTGGGAAGTGCAGATTTAATCCCAGAAAATGTTTATTTCAAAAAAGTCTTTTCCGCTAGAGGAACTTATTATGAAAAAATTTAATTTTAAATTTGTTTCAAAAAGTTACATTGTAAAATTTCAAATTGCTAATTTCAGCTTTTTTTGTAAAGAAAAATATTAGAATTTCTTAACTTAATGTTTCAAAAAGGAAAAACTTGATTGAATTAAAAAATGTTAATAAATACTATGGTAAGCACCATGTTTTAAAGGATATTAACCTTACCATAAAAGAAGGTGAAAAACTCGTCATTATAGGACCAAGTGGGAGTGGCAAAAGCACCACTATACGCTGTATGAATGGACTTGAGGAAGTAAGTTCCGGCGAAGTTATCGTTAATAATCTTGTTTTAACGCACAAAAATAAAACTGAAATTTGTAGAAAATATTGTGCTATGGTTTTTCAGCATTTTAACCTTTATCCACATATGAGCGTTTTAGAAAATTTAACCCTTGCACCGATAAAATTGCAAAAAAAGAGTAAAAAAGAAGCAGAAGAAACGGCATATCATTATCTCAAAGTTGTAGGACTTGTCGATAAGGCTAAAGTTTATCCCGCTACGCTTTCTGGAGGACAGCAACAAAGAGTTGCCATAGCAAGAAGTCTTTGCACGAAGAAGCCTTATATCTTATTTGACGAGCCAACTTCAGCACTCGATCCTGAGACTATACAAGAAGTTTTAGATGTGATGAAAGAAATTTCTCATCAAAGTAATACAACTATGGTTGTAGTAACTCACGAAATGGGTTTTGCGAGGGAAGTAGCAGATCGCATTATCTTTATGGAAGATGGTGCCATAGTCGAGGAAAATATCCCTGCCGAATTTTTTAAAAATCCTAAAACAGAAAGAGCCAAGCTCTTTTTAGGCAAAATTTTACAGCATTAAACCAAATTTGAAAGGAGAAAAAATGGTTTTAAAAAATTCTTTACTTAAGTTGGCAACCCTTGCCCTAGGAGCAGCTCTTGCTTTCACTTCAGCAAATGCTGGAAAATTAGAAGACATTAAGGCTAAAGGCACTTTAGTCGTGGGCGTTAAAAATGATGTTCCACATTATGCTTTGCTTGATCAAAAAACAGGCGAAATTAAAGGCTTTGAAGTCGATGTTGCTAAAAAATTAGCTAAAGAAATTTTAGGTGATGAAAACAAAATTAAACTTGTCGCTGTCAATGCTAAAACAAGAGGACCTTTACTAGATAATGGCACTTTAGATGTGGTAATTGCGACCTTTACCATTACCCCTGAAAGAAAGAAAATTTACAATTTCTCAGAGCCTTATTACCAAGATGCTATCGGTTTGCTAGTCTTAAAAGAAAAAGGTTATAAATCTCTAGCCGATATGAAAGGTGCTAAAATAGGAGTAGCACAAGCTGCTACAACTAAAAAAGTTATAGGTGAAGCAGCAAAAAAAGCTGGAATAAGCGTAAGCTTTAGCGAATTTCCAGATTATCCTAGCATAAAAGCAGCTCTTGATGCTAAAAGGGTTGATGTATTCTCTGTGGATAAGTCTATTTTGCTAGGTTATGTTGATGAAAAAAGTGAAATTTTACCGGATTCTTTTGATCCACAAGATTATGGCATTGTTAGCAAAAAAGACGATAAAGAATTTGCCACATTTATCAATA
Coding sequences within it:
- a CDS encoding LTA synthase family protein yields the protein MMNERNYRFANLEMINDIALNPIMAFSWARKASKELQELPYISEEEGQVLQKELFSLFATTPYNPQNKPHIFLNLMESFANNALEFHSLELNLLGELEKHFKEDFVFERFLSAANGTAPSLFYLYFNSPMILTKSKYLKTNLTQNPTQIFAKSKYKNYRCAYSS
- the uvrB gene encoding excinuclease ABC subunit UvrB; amino-acid sequence: MFQLQSEFKPSFDQEEAIKGIVKSIKAGHKYQTLLGVTGSGKTFTMANVIKELAMPTLIMSHNKSLCAQLYSEFKGFFPHNHIEYFISYYDYYQPEAYIPRTDVFIEKDSSTNEDLERLRLSATASLLSYEDVVCIASVSANYGLGNPSEYEGMVLIFEENMQISQKELLKKLVDMGYKRNDNFFDRADFRVNGDLVDIYPAYYEDEVVRLEFFGDDLERIYHYNILENKKTKDLKRFILYPTSQFSVGETRLKEAIKEIKEELNSRLAYFESENKLVEYQRLKQRVEFDLEMLQSTGMCKGVENYARHLTGLKEGQTPYTLFDYYAIKNRPFLVIVDESHVSLPQFRGMFAGDRSRKQTLVDYGFRLPSALDNRPLMFDEFIHKNCQFLFVSATPAPLEFELSGKNIFHQIMRPTGLLDPIIELKDSANQVEILYDEAKKVIARNERILVTVLTKKLAEELSRYYLELGLRVKYMHSDIDAIERNELIRGLRSGEFDMLIGINLLREGLDLPEVSLIAIMDADKEGFLRSTTSLIQTMGRAARNVNGKVLLFCQKITKSMQEAIDTTNERRKLQQAYNKKHKITPTSVKRNLEQSLKNEDMSEIYRKGAKLEKMPASERAKIVKELRKEMLEAARELEFEKAATLRDEIKKLRAL
- a CDS encoding type II secretion system protein; this encodes MSLKKAFSLLELVFVILIIAILTGIALPFLKQNKEEAKLLRLKMNYEMLNSALSLMRNEADLKNLSYISELDKAVILKENEALFYCQNCSFSLLSTPIYSSKMGWIKNGVNQYSFFLNPQKSVEFHYENGFLKCLKNCKELL
- a CDS encoding primosomal protein N', which encodes MKYYKLAIKGLYLDNLIFQSESEISPLSEVIVDLKTRKNCKAIVLKQCEKPSFTTKDIKEITPLSLSKEQFILAEFISYYYSTKLGFILSFFESSTPYKCEIFKTQNAPTLSPKQKEAFNFLKQEQNALLFADTGSGKTEIYITLIKEYLEKGQQVLLLMPEIALTPQMQKRLSLYFEEEFCMWHSKISKKKKKEYLEKFNEGKVLLVAGARSALFLPFRNLGLIIVDEEHDNSYKASNKPYYNAKDLALFLGAKLNIKVILGSATPSLTSFYKQKHFRLKGTFFESKKHFLYDESDLSLTPMLLNELEKSLKNQKQAIIFLPNRANFRQILCKDCGSSIKCPFCSIAMSLHKKKKMLKCHYCNFSAAIHSSCPSCNGTMLEAQKMGTSELCELLQNTFSEAKIAKFDRDEITSIKKLNNILKDFNDCKIDILVGTSMLAKGHDYHSVDLSVIMGLDEFLMRPNFRAREECLALAMQVAGRAGRKGEARVLLQSKNKAFFETYINDYDTFLQDELIFRKGLYPPFKRLLRLIIEDENQARAKKLCENLALKFKELKSVELVGYGACGVEMIHLKFRFYILLRSHTHKNLIKIQEYALNFPTLSADIDPIDFS
- the aat gene encoding leucyl/phenylalanyl-tRNA--protein transferase produces the protein MLNELLNAPKDAPVFLSPKLEEEFVLKAYTAGLFPWTTKPVNWWCPDPRCVLEPHQIHIQKNMRKSLNLYEIRLDFDFLALITLCKNARIRSWIDEEFIEIYHNLFKKGYAHSLELYEKNELVGGIYGLIIGKMFFGESMVSLKKNASKIAIIKLCELLAPYDFLIDCQVHNQHLEFMGAKNISRKDFLKILDEKCQSSSGFKSFKDLL
- a CDS encoding HrcA family transcriptional regulator; amino-acid sequence: MKSRDKRELILESIIEAYLLDNTPIGSNELNSNLCIPASTIRVYLKRLSDEGLITQIHISSGRIPAVKTMQTYWQNELNMREELQIKNVDFLRTLSEEFEIYCLAYEGRELILKEILSLNNRFIILDFGANELALKYQNESYKFLKSLVGLNIFDIENIAIKVHFYELIEKISTLKKSLTCYRANEKKAYQIYQNDAFVKLLDCEIHKYFKENLQFQPLFNEGYMGLKIDADFLGKQVNLIFAGSVYTNYKKILKQIKEVA
- the grpE gene encoding nucleotide exchange factor GrpE produces the protein MSEQNEEKIEEQVEENQLENETEEKDFEAEYNALKDQYLRANAEFENIKKRLEKEKINAMTYANEGFAKDLLDVLDALEAAVKVEANDEVSLKIKEGVQNTLDLFLKKLEKHGVKEIEAACEFDPNLHEAMFHLQSDEHQSGAVVQVLQKGYKLGERVIRPTKVSVAK